In the Octadecabacter sp. SW4 genome, one interval contains:
- a CDS encoding M3 family metallopeptidase, giving the protein MTNPLLQTWDTPFGLPPFDQISDDDFAPAVDAALAEARANIAAITANADAPTFTNTIEALDLSDRLLDQALGAFYAMAGADSNPAREALSRDFAPLLSAFGSEVSSNTDLFTRIETLWQDRENLDLTDEQQRVLLLTRRNFVRSGAQLEGYAADRLTEVKGRLSVLGNQFRQNLLADERDWFMPLADADLAGLPDFVIAAARAAGGDHDVDGPVVTLSRSLIVPFLQFCPNRALRQKAYAAWAARGANGGETDNRDIAAETLDLRAQRADLLGYDSFAEYKLETEMAGTPDAVRDLLMKVWEPAKAAADADGMRLQAMMHNDGETGPLEPWDWRYYSEKRRKEDHDLDETALKPYLQLDRMVAAAFSCANRLFSLEFTPIDVPLYHADCCAWEVTRDGEHIAVFIADYFARSSKRSGAWCSAIRNQQKLAADIRPHVVNVCNFAKPPEGEPALLSYDDARTLFHEFGHALHQMLSDVTYQLISGTSVARDFVELPSQLFEHWLGVPEVLEEFATHAETGAPMPRDLLDRMLGAATYDMGFQTVEYLASALVDLAFHEGDAPTDPMQKQAEVLEEIGMPQAIGMRHATPHFAHVFAGDGYSCGYYSYMWSEVMDADAFKAFEDAGGPFDADMAAKLERHILSAGGSQEAQDAYLAFRGQMPDVGPLLQGRGLARTG; this is encoded by the coding sequence ATGACCAACCCGCTTTTGCAGACATGGGACACGCCGTTTGGCCTGCCGCCCTTCGATCAGATTTCCGATGACGATTTCGCACCTGCCGTTGACGCTGCACTGGCCGAGGCACGCGCCAATATCGCAGCCATCACCGCCAATGCGGACGCCCCGACATTTACGAACACTATCGAGGCGCTGGACCTGTCTGATCGCCTGCTTGATCAGGCTTTGGGTGCGTTCTATGCGATGGCGGGTGCCGATAGTAACCCCGCGCGCGAAGCCCTGTCGCGGGATTTTGCACCGCTTTTGTCGGCGTTCGGTTCGGAAGTGTCATCCAACACGGACTTGTTCACGCGGATAGAAACCCTTTGGCAGGATCGCGAAAATCTGGACCTGACCGATGAACAACAGCGCGTGCTGCTGCTGACACGGCGCAATTTCGTGCGGTCGGGTGCGCAGCTTGAAGGCTACGCAGCGGATCGGCTGACCGAGGTGAAGGGGCGGCTGTCAGTGCTGGGTAACCAGTTTCGCCAAAATCTGCTGGCCGATGAACGTGACTGGTTCATGCCACTAGCTGATGCTGATCTGGCGGGATTGCCCGATTTCGTGATCGCCGCGGCGCGGGCCGCAGGTGGGGATCACGACGTTGATGGGCCGGTGGTGACACTGTCGCGCTCGTTGATTGTGCCGTTCTTGCAGTTTTGCCCGAACCGCGCCTTGCGTCAGAAAGCCTACGCAGCCTGGGCTGCGCGCGGTGCCAATGGCGGCGAAACCGATAACCGCGATATCGCCGCTGAAACCCTTGATCTGCGCGCACAGCGGGCGGATTTGCTGGGCTATGACAGCTTTGCCGAGTACAAGTTGGAGACTGAAATGGCAGGCACCCCGGATGCGGTGCGCGACCTGCTAATGAAGGTCTGGGAGCCTGCCAAGGCGGCGGCAGATGCAGACGGGATGCGCCTGCAAGCGATGATGCATAACGATGGTGAAACCGGCCCGCTTGAACCCTGGGATTGGCGCTATTATTCCGAAAAACGCCGCAAGGAAGATCACGATCTCGACGAGACCGCGCTCAAGCCGTATCTGCAACTCGACCGTATGGTCGCGGCGGCATTTTCCTGCGCTAACCGGCTATTTTCGCTAGAGTTTACGCCGATAGACGTGCCCTTGTATCATGCCGATTGCTGCGCCTGGGAGGTCACCCGCGATGGTGAGCATATCGCCGTGTTCATCGCCGATTATTTCGCGCGATCGTCAAAGCGGTCGGGGGCGTGGTGCAGCGCGATACGCAACCAGCAAAAACTGGCGGCCGACATCCGCCCGCATGTGGTGAACGTGTGCAATTTCGCCAAACCGCCCGAGGGCGAACCGGCGCTGCTGTCATATGACGATGCCCGCACGCTGTTTCATGAATTTGGCCACGCGCTGCATCAAATGCTGTCGGATGTGACCTATCAGCTGATCAGCGGCACCTCGGTGGCGCGCGATTTCGTTGAATTGCCCAGCCAGTTGTTTGAACACTGGCTTGGGGTGCCTGAGGTGCTGGAAGAATTCGCAACCCATGCCGAAACCGGCGCGCCCATGCCCCGCGATTTGCTGGACCGGATGCTGGGGGCCGCGACCTATGACATGGGGTTCCAGACCGTTGAATATCTGGCTTCGGCGCTGGTTGATCTGGCCTTTCACGAAGGCGATGCACCCACCGACCCAATGCAAAAACAGGCCGAAGTGCTGGAAGAAATCGGCATGCCGCAGGCGATTGGTATGCGCCACGCCACCCCGCATTTCGCGCATGTGTTTGCCGGTGACGGCTATTCCTGCGGTTACTACAGCTACATGTGGTCCGAGGTGATGGACGCGGATGCCTTCAAGGCATTCGAGGATGCGGGTGGGCCGTTTGATGCGGATATGGCCGCCAAGTTGGAACGGCACATCCTGTCGGCGGGCGGGTCGCAAGAGGCGCAGGATGCCTATCTCGCCTTTCGCGGACAGATGCCTGACGTGGGGCCACTTTTGCAGGGGCGGGGATTGGCCCGCACCGGCTAG
- a CDS encoding amino acid ABC transporter permease produces MAGPDVSYDPPIPQDRDFPWWLLIAASIAAYLMYRVVADDLYNKVLMTLSKGIWVTIFVTLVGFGLAALIGLVLAMGSLSRFVVVRQLCRFYIEIVRGVPILVLLLYVAFVIAPGMVALVNWALEGIGADPIRTRDFSLMWRAIIALTIGYSAFIAEVFRAGLQSIERGQIEAAEALGLGPWNRFRHIVFPQAFRRILPPLGNDFIAMIKDSSLVSVLGVLDVTQLGKVTAAGNFRYFETYNVVALIYLIMTVSLSLVLRRIEKRLRQKDFG; encoded by the coding sequence TTGGCTGGCCCCGACGTATCCTATGATCCCCCAATCCCCCAAGATCGTGACTTCCCGTGGTGGCTGCTGATTGCCGCCAGCATCGCGGCATATCTGATGTATCGGGTGGTGGCGGATGACCTTTACAATAAGGTTCTGATGACCCTGTCCAAGGGGATTTGGGTGACGATTTTCGTGACGCTGGTAGGATTCGGGCTGGCGGCACTGATTGGATTGGTGCTTGCGATGGGGTCGCTGTCGCGGTTTGTGGTGGTTCGGCAACTTTGCCGTTTCTACATCGAGATCGTGCGGGGCGTGCCGATCCTCGTGTTGTTGCTTTATGTGGCCTTTGTCATTGCGCCCGGGATGGTCGCGCTGGTGAATTGGGCGCTGGAAGGTATCGGCGCCGATCCGATCCGCACCCGTGATTTCAGCCTGATGTGGCGCGCCATTATCGCGCTGACGATCGGCTATTCCGCCTTCATTGCCGAAGTGTTCCGCGCCGGTTTGCAAAGCATCGAACGGGGCCAGATCGAGGCCGCCGAGGCGCTGGGCCTTGGGCCGTGGAACCGCTTTCGCCATATCGTTTTCCCACAGGCGTTTCGCCGGATATTGCCGCCCCTTGGCAATGATTTCATCGCGATGATCAAGGATTCCTCGCTGGTGTCCGTGCTGGGCGTGCTGGATGTGACGCAGCTGGGCAAGGTCACGGCGGCGGGCAATTTCCGCTATTTCGAGACCTATAACGTGGTCGCGCTGATCTATCTGATCATGACCGTATCGCTGTCGCTGGTCCTGCGCCGGATCGAGAAACGCTTGCGGCAAAAGGATTTCGGTTAA
- a CDS encoding transporter substrate-binding domain-containing protein, translating to MKLLAPLAAAAALFATTALAEGHLPDLDGHEIVVVTENAYPPLQFIANGEAIGWEYDAMAEIAKRLNASVVYENISWDAMIPAVSEGQYDMGMTGITIREDRAEIVDFSDSYMTSQMVMLVRGDEVRFTDAASFAADADLLSAAQPGTTPFYVTVYDVLDGDEANPRIVQMETFGATVQALRTGDVDMVLTDGTAGAGYVEASDGGLKIIGAPLGTEDFGFIFPKGSDLVEPINAAIADMAADGTLEALNTKWFLDYKLGE from the coding sequence ATGAAACTGCTTGCCCCTCTTGCCGCTGCTGCGGCCCTGTTTGCGACAACTGCGCTGGCCGAAGGGCATTTGCCCGATCTTGACGGCCATGAAATTGTCGTCGTGACGGAAAATGCCTATCCGCCATTGCAGTTCATCGCCAATGGCGAGGCGATTGGCTGGGAATATGATGCGATGGCAGAAATTGCCAAGCGTCTGAATGCTTCGGTCGTTTATGAAAATATCAGTTGGGATGCGATGATCCCGGCGGTGTCCGAAGGTCAGTATGATATGGGCATGACCGGCATCACGATTCGCGAAGACCGCGCTGAAATCGTTGATTTTTCCGACAGTTACATGACAAGCCAGATGGTCATGCTGGTGCGCGGCGACGAGGTGCGGTTTACCGATGCCGCGTCCTTTGCGGCTGACGCCGATCTGCTGTCCGCCGCCCAGCCCGGCACGACACCGTTCTACGTGACGGTTTACGACGTGCTGGACGGTGACGAAGCCAACCCGCGCATCGTGCAGATGGAAACCTTTGGTGCGACCGTGCAAGCGCTGCGCACAGGTGACGTGGATATGGTGCTGACGGATGGCACAGCCGGTGCGGGCTATGTCGAGGCATCCGATGGCGGGCTCAAGATCATTGGCGCGCCGCTGGGCACCGAGGATTTCGGCTTTATCTTTCCCAAAGGGTCCGATCTGGTGGAGCCGATCAACGCCGCGATTGCCGATATGGCCGCTGATGGGACGCTTGAGGCGCTCAACACCAAGTGGTTCCTTGACTACAAGCTTGGCGAATAA
- a CDS encoding molybdopterin-synthase adenylyltransferase MoeB: MIMVLLIALVLWLIGAAMGAPHRARWVMIAVLFAGVAIVQLALPAGHPLRDATGGDVRLWLMIAVFVGIALAYRAVLTRVRAHVQAREQPATDASFSATELDRYARHIVLREVGGPGQKALKDAAVLVVGAGGLGSPALLYLAAAGVGTIGVIDDDTVDNSNLQRQVIHRDADIGTAKVRSAAAAMQAQNPNVAVKTYQRRLDDDIAAALIAEYDLVLDGTDNFATRYLVNATCVQAGVPLVAAALTQWEGQISVYDPAKGAPCYRCIFPQAPDPALAPSCAEAGVIGPLPGVLGAMMALEAVKVITGAGETLRGRMMIYDALYGETRTIAMTPRADCPVCGG; encoded by the coding sequence ATGATCATGGTGTTGCTGATCGCGCTGGTCTTGTGGCTGATCGGCGCGGCTATGGGCGCACCGCACCGGGCGCGATGGGTCATGATTGCCGTGTTGTTTGCCGGTGTGGCCATTGTCCAGCTTGCTTTGCCGGCGGGGCATCCGCTGCGCGATGCAACGGGGGGTGATGTCAGGCTTTGGCTGATGATCGCTGTATTTGTCGGGATCGCGCTGGCATACCGCGCTGTGCTGACGCGCGTGCGCGCGCATGTGCAAGCGCGTGAACAACCGGCCACTGACGCCAGTTTCAGCGCGACAGAGCTGGACCGCTATGCCCGCCACATCGTGCTGCGCGAGGTCGGCGGGCCGGGGCAAAAGGCCCTGAAAGATGCCGCGGTTCTGGTTGTCGGCGCGGGCGGCCTTGGATCGCCTGCCCTGTTGTATCTGGCGGCGGCGGGGGTTGGCACGATTGGCGTGATTGACGACGACACAGTTGATAATTCCAACCTGCAGCGGCAAGTGATTCACCGTGACGCAGATATTGGAACGGCCAAGGTACGCTCTGCGGCCGCCGCGATGCAGGCGCAAAATCCGAACGTGGCTGTGAAAACCTACCAGCGCCGCCTGGATGATGATATCGCCGCAGCGCTGATCGCTGAATATGATCTGGTGCTGGATGGCACGGACAATTTCGCCACGCGCTATCTGGTAAACGCGACCTGTGTGCAGGCGGGTGTGCCACTCGTGGCAGCCGCGCTGACCCAGTGGGAGGGCCAGATCAGCGTCTATGACCCCGCAAAGGGCGCGCCCTGTTATCGCTGCATTTTTCCGCAAGCGCCCGATCCCGCCCTTGCGCCGTCCTGTGCCGAAGCTGGCGTCATTGGTCCGCTGCCCGGAGTCTTGGGCGCGATGATGGCCCTGGAGGCGGTCAAGGTGATCACCGGCGCTGGCGAAACACTGCGCGGGCGGATGATGATCTATGACGCGCTTTATGGTGAGACGCGCACCATCGCGATGACCCCGCGCGCGGATTGTCCAGTCTGCGGGGGATGA
- the dut gene encoding dUTP diphosphatase produces the protein MPLIAIEWVDGADQSLPLPAYQTQGAAGADVCANLPDRGEIILAAGARVLVPTGLRLQIPDGFEVQLRPRSGLALKHGITLPNSPGTIDSDYRGPLGVIVMNAGDAEFIIRHGDRIAQMVVAPVVQARFAVADGLDATARGAGGFGSTGQTG, from the coding sequence ATGCCACTGATAGCCATTGAATGGGTCGATGGGGCCGATCAGAGCCTGCCTTTGCCTGCCTATCAAACGCAGGGTGCGGCGGGGGCAGATGTCTGTGCCAATTTGCCTGACCGCGGCGAGATTATTTTGGCTGCGGGCGCGCGCGTGCTGGTGCCAACGGGGTTGCGCTTGCAGATACCTGACGGGTTCGAGGTGCAGCTGCGCCCAAGGTCCGGACTTGCGCTGAAACATGGCATTACCCTGCCAAACAGCCCCGGCACGATTGACAGCGATTATCGCGGGCCCCTGGGCGTGATCGTGATGAACGCAGGGGACGCTGAATTTATCATCCGCCACGGTGACCGGATTGCCCAGATGGTTGTCGCACCCGTCGTGCAGGCGCGGTTTGCCGTTGCCGACGGCTTGGATGCGACGGCGCGCGGTGCGGGCGGTTTTGGATCGACGGGGCAAACAGGATGA
- the coaBC gene encoding bifunctional phosphopantothenoylcysteine decarboxylase/phosphopantothenate--cysteine ligase CoaBC → MAKHILLIIGGGIAAFKSLDLIRRLRERGHQVTPVLTRAGAEFVTPLSVSGLAATKVYQDLFDLTDEAEMGHIELSRAADLVVVAPATADLMAKMAGGHANDLASTLLMATDKRVLIAPSMNVRMWEHAATQRNLATLLGDGILVVGPNEGDMACGEYGPGRMAEPLEIVAAIEGALKDGPLQGKHVLVTSGPTHEPIDPVRYIANRSSGVQGAAIARALMGLGADVTFVTGPADAAPPQGVKVVAVQTAAEMQAAVRAHLPADAAIFAAAVADWRVAGASDSKIKKDGKGMPKLAFTENPDILAEVSALRKGRPKLVIGFAAETDDVIANATAKRKRKGCDWIVANDVSPATGIMGGPENDVTLITADGTEDWPRMGKDAVAARLAQKVADALG, encoded by the coding sequence ATGGCCAAACATATCCTTTTGATCATCGGTGGCGGGATCGCGGCATTCAAATCGCTTGATCTGATCCGCCGCTTGCGTGAACGCGGCCATCAGGTGACGCCCGTCCTGACCCGCGCAGGGGCTGAATTCGTCACGCCGCTCAGCGTGTCGGGATTGGCCGCGACCAAGGTCTATCAGGACCTGTTTGATCTGACGGACGAGGCCGAGATGGGCCATATCGAACTGTCCCGCGCAGCCGATCTGGTGGTTGTCGCGCCCGCAACAGCGGATTTGATGGCCAAGATGGCGGGCGGACATGCCAATGATCTGGCCTCGACCCTTTTGATGGCCACGGACAAGCGTGTTCTGATCGCCCCCAGCATGAACGTGCGGATGTGGGAACACGCTGCGACCCAGCGCAATCTGGCGACACTGCTGGGCGACGGCATTCTGGTGGTTGGCCCAAACGAGGGGGATATGGCCTGCGGTGAATACGGCCCCGGTCGCATGGCCGAGCCGCTCGAGATTGTCGCGGCGATTGAAGGAGCGCTGAAAGACGGGCCGCTGCAGGGCAAGCACGTGCTTGTCACATCCGGCCCGACCCATGAACCGATTGATCCGGTGCGCTATATTGCGAACCGGTCATCGGGCGTGCAGGGCGCAGCGATTGCGCGGGCCTTGATGGGTCTGGGCGCAGATGTGACCTTTGTGACGGGCCCGGCGGATGCGGCGCCGCCGCAAGGTGTGAAGGTTGTTGCCGTGCAGACGGCTGCTGAAATGCAGGCCGCCGTGCGCGCGCACTTGCCCGCCGACGCAGCGATCTTTGCGGCGGCGGTGGCGGATTGGCGCGTGGCAGGTGCGAGCGACAGCAAGATTAAGAAAGACGGGAAAGGTATGCCAAAGTTGGCATTTACCGAAAACCCCGACATTCTGGCCGAGGTCAGCGCGCTGCGCAAAGGCCGCCCGAAACTGGTGATTGGCTTTGCTGCCGAAACCGATGATGTGATCGCCAACGCCACCGCCAAGCGCAAGCGCAAGGGCTGTGACTGGATCGTTGCCAATGATGTGTCCCCCGCGACCGGGATCATGGGCGGGCCTGAAAATGACGTGACCTTGATCACCGCAGACGGGACCGAGGACTGGCCGCGCATGGGCAAGGATGCCGTGGCTGCGCGGCTGGCGCAAAAGGTGGCCGATGCGCTGGGCTAG
- a CDS encoding ChaN family lipoprotein — translation MRTLALISAIWAYPIVAQPLPEAAATADVVVLGEVHDNPAHHERQTDWVAQIAPAAIVMEMLTPDQAALITPQTRQDPKALGDLLAWDAAGWPDFAMYYPIFAAAPDALIYGAAVPRDDARAAMEDEIAATFGPDAGAYGLLGPLPTDQLAARIALQDEVHCNAMPAEMLPTMVDIQRLRDATLARAVVRAMRDTRGAVVVITGNGHARKDWGMPSILAEVMPDARIFVLGQTEDDAPMDGVFDLILSAAPVARPDPCDALR, via the coding sequence ATGAGGACTCTTGCTCTGATCTCGGCCATATGGGCCTATCCGATCGTCGCCCAGCCGCTGCCCGAGGCTGCGGCAACGGCCGATGTCGTTGTCTTGGGCGAAGTGCACGACAATCCTGCGCATCATGAACGCCAAACAGATTGGGTTGCGCAGATCGCGCCTGCGGCAATCGTGATGGAAATGCTGACACCCGATCAGGCCGCGCTGATCACGCCACAAACGCGCCAGGACCCCAAAGCGCTTGGTGACTTGTTGGCGTGGGATGCTGCAGGTTGGCCCGATTTTGCGATGTATTACCCGATTTTTGCGGCGGCACCGGATGCGCTGATCTACGGCGCGGCAGTGCCGCGCGACGATGCGCGGGCCGCGATGGAAGACGAAATCGCGGCGACCTTTGGGCCAGATGCGGGGGCTTACGGGTTGCTTGGCCCGCTCCCTACGGATCAGCTGGCCGCCCGTATCGCGCTTCAGGATGAGGTGCATTGCAACGCCATGCCAGCCGAAATGCTGCCGACAATGGTGGATATCCAGCGCCTGCGCGATGCTACGCTTGCACGGGCGGTGGTGCGGGCGATGCGTGACACACGGGGCGCCGTGGTCGTGATTACCGGCAACGGCCACGCCCGCAAGGATTGGGGCATGCCGTCAATTCTGGCGGAGGTGATGCCCGATGCGCGTATCTTTGTGCTTGGGCAGACGGAAGACGACGCACCAATGGACGGAGTGTTTGACCTGATCCTGAGTGCGGCGCCCGTTGCGCGCCCGGATCCCTGCGACGCCCTGCGCTAG
- a CDS encoding RNA polymerase factor sigma-32 yields the protein MAFDGPSDQTFTRRAMKAELLDAETELELAYAWRDQRDEQALHRLITAYMRLAISMASKFRRYGAPMNDLIQEASLGLMKAADKFDPDRGVRFSTYAVWWIKASIQDHVMRNWSMVRTGSTSSQKSLFFNLRRVQARLEREALAIGETLSGHDLRARIAADVGVPLKDVEMMMGRLAGSDFSLNATQSAEDEGREWIDALEDDGPQAAETVENSHDTETLRQWLMTALNHLNERERFIVRERKLREEPRTLESLGTELGLSKERVRQLESAAFGKMRKSLEGQSAEVHHFLA from the coding sequence ATGGCTTTTGATGGACCGTCTGATCAGACTTTTACGCGCCGCGCGATGAAAGCTGAACTTCTGGATGCCGAAACTGAATTGGAACTGGCCTATGCCTGGCGCGATCAGCGCGACGAACAGGCGTTGCATCGGTTGATCACCGCCTACATGCGGCTGGCCATTTCGATGGCCAGCAAGTTTCGCCGTTACGGCGCGCCGATGAACGACCTGATCCAGGAAGCATCACTTGGCCTGATGAAAGCGGCCGATAAATTCGATCCCGACCGCGGCGTGCGCTTTTCGACCTATGCGGTCTGGTGGATCAAGGCGAGCATTCAGGACCATGTGATGCGCAACTGGTCGATGGTGCGCACGGGGTCCACATCGTCGCAGAAATCCCTGTTTTTCAACCTGCGCCGGGTGCAGGCGCGTCTTGAACGCGAAGCCTTGGCGATTGGCGAAACGCTTTCAGGTCACGACCTGCGCGCGCGGATTGCAGCAGACGTGGGCGTGCCCCTGAAAGATGTTGAAATGATGATGGGCCGCTTGGCCGGTTCGGATTTTTCGCTGAATGCGACCCAGTCAGCCGAGGATGAAGGCCGTGAATGGATTGACGCGCTTGAAGATGATGGGCCTCAGGCCGCCGAAACCGTGGAGAACAGCCACGACACAGAGACGCTGCGCCAGTGGCTGATGACGGCCCTCAATCACCTGAACGAGCGCGAGAGGTTTATCGTGCGCGAACGCAAACTGCGCGAAGAACCACGCACGCTCGAGAGCCTTGGCACCGAATTGGGCCTAAGCAAGGAGCGCGTGCGCCAGCTTGAATCGGCTGCATTCGGCAAGATGCGCAAAAGTCTTGAAGGGCAGTCAGCGGAAGTGCATCACTTCCTCGCATGA
- the cobU gene encoding bifunctional adenosylcobinamide kinase/adenosylcobinamide-phosphate guanylyltransferase, whose amino-acid sequence MPEFSLPQITLVLGGAASGKSAFAETLVVGTGRPRVYLATAQVYDTEMADKVSAHQAQRGDEWHTIEAPRDIAAPLEAVTADQIVLLDCATLWLSNALLANPPAPDTVNDFMNALAACPAPVVVVSNEVGAGIVPDNALARAFRNAQGALNQEIAARAELVVNVIAGLPMTLKGDLP is encoded by the coding sequence GTGCCTGAATTTTCCTTGCCTCAAATCACTTTGGTTCTGGGCGGTGCCGCTTCGGGCAAATCAGCCTTTGCGGAAACGCTGGTGGTTGGAACCGGCCGCCCAAGGGTCTATCTGGCGACAGCGCAGGTCTATGACACTGAAATGGCTGACAAAGTTTCAGCCCATCAGGCCCAGCGCGGCGACGAATGGCACACAATCGAGGCCCCCCGCGACATCGCCGCGCCGCTGGAGGCTGTGACCGCCGACCAGATTGTCCTGCTTGATTGCGCAACGCTCTGGCTGTCCAACGCCCTTTTGGCCAACCCTCCGGCACCTGACACCGTTAACGACTTTATGAACGCGCTTGCCGCCTGCCCCGCCCCCGTGGTCGTGGTTTCCAACGAAGTCGGGGCCGGGATCGTGCCTGACAACGCCCTTGCCCGTGCATTCCGCAACGCGCAGGGCGCGCTTAATCAGGAGATTGCAGCGCGCGCCGAACTGGTCGTTAACGTAATCGCCGGCCTGCCAATGACCCTCAAGGGCGACCTGCCATGA
- a CDS encoding histidine phosphatase family protein, whose product MSRVFWVRHGPTHETAFVGHRDVPADLSDTAQIARIDRDLPDAAIVVSSDLSRAVDTADAIQNTRHRLPHNPNLREFDFGDWDGLHHSDVTARDPDLVRRFWETPGDLAAPGGESWNMVAARVSAAIDAIITRNPRRDIIAVAHIGVIMTQIQRASGCTAYQAMSHQIANFSITEIQMWPIRGIARINHLP is encoded by the coding sequence ATGAGTCGCGTGTTTTGGGTGCGCCACGGCCCGACCCATGAAACCGCATTCGTCGGCCACCGCGATGTGCCTGCCGACCTGTCAGACACCGCCCAGATTGCACGGATTGACCGTGACCTGCCCGATGCCGCCATCGTAGTGTCTTCGGACCTGTCGCGCGCTGTCGACACCGCCGACGCAATCCAGAACACGCGCCATCGCCTGCCCCACAACCCCAATCTGCGTGAATTTGACTTTGGCGACTGGGATGGGCTGCACCACAGCGACGTGACCGCCCGCGACCCCGACCTTGTTCGCCGTTTCTGGGAGACCCCGGGCGATCTGGCGGCACCCGGGGGCGAAAGCTGGAACATGGTCGCCGCCCGGGTCAGCGCCGCGATTGACGCGATCATAACGCGAAACCCCCGCCGCGATATCATTGCCGTGGCGCATATCGGCGTGATCATGACGCAGATCCAACGCGCCAGCGGATGCACCGCCTATCAGGCGATGAGCCACCAAATCGCCAACTTTTCGATCACGGAAATCCAGATGTGGCCCATCAGGGGCATTGCGCGGATCAATCACTTACCGTGA
- a CDS encoding glutathione S-transferase produces MTYELFLGNRLYFSWSIAAYLMFEHFGLADQVALTVFQPQDEADVKRHLSGLSPARTLPTMRTPEGVIVSDSMAIAEELASRHPDIAFWPRDPAARAVARTLANEMHSSFGGLRGNWPVNLRHAYAPVTPPVEIAAELDRLEQIWSNAREVTGATGPWLCGDYCLADAIFAPMAARLAAYGFDTRSITKSYVAAHLADPAFRKWRADGLKLDPEMSKFELDLPQADWPV; encoded by the coding sequence ATGACGTATGAATTATTCCTGGGCAATCGCCTCTATTTCAGCTGGTCCATCGCGGCCTATTTGATGTTTGAACACTTTGGTCTTGCCGATCAGGTCGCGCTCACCGTGTTTCAACCCCAAGACGAAGCGGACGTCAAACGCCACCTGTCCGGCCTTTCGCCTGCGCGCACCTTGCCGACGATGCGCACGCCCGAAGGTGTGATCGTCTCCGACAGCATGGCCATCGCCGAAGAACTGGCAAGCCGCCATCCCGATATCGCATTCTGGCCCCGCGATCCCGCCGCCCGCGCCGTGGCGCGCACTTTGGCCAACGAAATGCATTCCAGCTTTGGCGGGTTGCGCGGTAACTGGCCGGTGAACCTGCGCCACGCTTATGCGCCCGTCACACCGCCCGTCGAAATTGCCGCGGAACTTGACCGCCTTGAGCAGATCTGGAGCAATGCGCGCGAAGTGACGGGGGCCACTGGCCCGTGGCTTTGCGGCGACTACTGCCTTGCCGATGCGATTTTCGCACCGATGGCGGCACGGCTGGCCGCCTATGGGTTTGATACACGATCAATTACCAAATCCTATGTCGCGGCCCATCTTGCCGATCCCGCGTTCCGGAAATGGCGGGCGGACGGCCTGAAACTTGATCCCGAGATGTCAAAATTCGAGCTGGATTTACCCCAGGCTGACTGGCCCGTCTGA